DNA from Nitrospirota bacterium:
TACTAATACCCCCTTTTCTTTCAAGAGCAATGAATGCAGAAGCCCTATAGGCCCAGCTCCTATAATAAGTCCATTGTCACCTTTATTAATAGTAAGAGATTCTATACCATGAACTACACAAGATAAAGGCTCAAGCAAAGCAGATTCTTCAAAGGTTATATTTTCTGGTTTATGATAAACATTTTGTTTAACAATATGAGATGGTAAGACTATATATTCTGCAAAAGCACCTAAAACTTTTGTGTCCATTATCTTTTCGCATAGATTATAGAGCCTTTTTTTACAGTAGATACAATTAAGACATGGAGCGCTGTGAACTGCCATTATTCCATCACCTTCTTTAAATCTTCTTACTCCCCTACCAACAGCAGCGACAATTCCAGAAAATTCATGGCCAAATACTCCAGGCATAGGTATCATCGGATGGCCACGTTTATAAGCTTTGAGGTCAGTCCCGCATGTAAGCGCTGCTCTAATCTTTACAAGTATTTCTCCACGAGATGGTGACGGAGTTTTTACTTCCCGAAGTTCGATTATACCAGGTTTTACAAGAATAGTTGTAAGCAAGTTTAAATTTCCATTCTGCCACCAAGTAATTGACCTGCAATAGCGGCAAATGCAAAAATTGGTATGTATTTTATATCGATATGAGAGATAATCCTTGCAATAAATATAAGTGGTATGGGTATATGTATATATAAGAACCATCTTAGTGAATATCTTTTTGCCCTTGCTCTTGCATATCCGAAAGGAAGATTGATTAAGAGCGTAAAGACAAAAATGGCGGCAATTATATTGAATTTGCTCAAA
Protein-coding regions in this window:
- a CDS encoding alcohol dehydrogenase catalytic domain-containing protein translates to MLTTILVKPGIIELREVKTPSPSRGEILVKIRAALTCGTDLKAYKRGHPMIPMPGVFGHEFSGIVAAVGRGVRRFKEGDGIMAVHSAPCLNCIYCKKRLYNLCEKIMDTKVLGAFAEYIVLPSHIVKQNVYHKPENITFEESALLEPLSCVVHGIESLTINKGDNGLIIGAGPIGLLHSLLLKEKGVLVTIIDKHFYKLRVAKKVGADFISSLPIKGEESHPCTPLKREDISSTLAGKKNINLNKITNNIGFDYLFECTGIPEVWESSVNYLRRGGTVILFGGCPSSTRVTYDTERIHYDEITLKGVFHYTPTDVRNAYNLLCSGKLEFSKLISGRYSLKNIQKAFDNLSKGKGIKYAIIP